GGAGGGGTCAGTTGTTTCTCTGCAACCCGTGGAAGGTTCTTTGCTGGGCTGGAGATCCAGTTAGGGGGTAGGTAGTCTGGACACAGACCGCCCTGAGTGCTGTGGAATCTCCTTTCAGGGAGCTCCCAGGGGcagaggtaggcagaggagtcaAGCCTGTGAGGAAGCTGGAAGTGGGAGCAGGAGTCGCCAGAGCCAATGCAGAGGTACAGGGCCTCTGCACAGATAGTTTTAATCTCCATTTGATTCTCAGAGATCTGTGTGGATCTTAGGGATGTGCAGGTTCAGGGGGCCAaactcccagctggagccaagGAGAGGCAAAACCTACTCCCACAAGGGAAAGAATTTGGGGAACACTGTGCAGTGAACCTGAAGTTCTAATCTTCCACCAGCTTGCTGAGAGGGGTCAACTTCATTGAGCCTGGCTCAGTTATTTCAAAGAATGAAGTCTCCTATGTTTGCATATGAAACTTTCCCTCCCTTTTGCTGATAGATGGGTGCCTCTAAACCAGTAGGCCGAGTGATCATGGCCACAGAGAATGATTACTGCAAGCTTTGTGATGCCTCATTTAGTTCCCCGGCTGTGGCCCAGGCTCACTACCAAGGAAAGAATCATGCCAAGAGGCTACGCCTGGCAGAAGCACAGAGCAACTCATTCCCGTAGGTATTGTTCAACCTTTACATTAAGGCTGGCCTGAACGTGTGCAGCCATGACTCCAGCAATCTCTATTAATGTATCTCAGAGAGCTTTAAAACACAgctgtatgtatttttttaaccttCAGGGATACATCAGAACTGGGCAAACGGAGGGCACGGAAAGAAGGGAACGACTATAAGATGATGCAGAATAGAAGAAATGTGTATGCGGTTCCAAACAGTACAGGTACTTGAATGCTTGTGTCACCACTTACATGCTCCATAGGTCGCACAGTGACTATTTCTTAATGGGTTCAATTCTCTTCCATGTCCAAGCTCTGGTTAACACAGAAGCGTGCGTTAGGGAGCTCTTGTTCCGCGGGCTGGTCTGCACTGGTTCTGACTCTAGCGTGAgggactgtaacagggtggcaTGGGGTGACTCTGCAGTAGGCCTGCCTCATTTTGCCCCCTTCTCACAGCTCTTCAAAACTCTACAGCCTCATTTGGCTGCTGCAGTGGCTTGCTGctatgacttggccctccagctaaGCCCTTAACAAAAGGATAACTCTCCAGGGAAACAGAGTTCCACATCCATGTTAAAGCCAAACAAAACAGAGCCTTTTCCCCAGTCTCAAACTAGGCCTAACCCCTTCTTCCTAAGGGGCTTCTCTTCTGTCCTCTAATTCTTCTGCTCACCCTCTGGGCTCAGCTTTCAGCCCCTCCCAGGTTCCTTTCCATCACTCCTCTGGGTTCCTTTGGGTTGCTCCCTGGTCTTTCCCAAGCAGGCACTCCTTGGCCTTCCTACCTGGAGTCATCCACAGGTCTCTGCCAGCCTTgtgctctcctctggctcctcaCAGCCTTCCTGCAGCATCAGCCGCCaccacttcccctttcttcccaaACCTAGGGTTAGATAAGACAGAGGACTGATTGGGTCACATGAACTTCATTTTCACCATCTGGGGAGGCAAAGCTACTTGTGAAACTGGGGTCCAAGGAGAGGCTGACCTGGGCCCTGTCCAGGgattggctgctgcagcctgcctGAGGGTTTAGTCACAGCAGACTCTGTTAGAGGGGCGAGTCAGGGCACCTGTTGAACATCTGCGCCAGCCCACATCTAAAGGATCCTCCCCCAGCCTAAAGGGAGTAGCCACTGAGCCCAGGGCTCAGGTAAATTCAGGGGACAATGAATGAAAAGTAGGGATGGGAGTGAGGGGTAAAAGCAGGGAGCCAGAGAGGGACACTCAGCAGAGAAtcctggacagtgcccactgctcctcaaaggtgtccagggagccagtggatgcGGCCCAGAGTAATTGTGCCCAGATACGTGACTGGAGGGAGGAGCgaaaataggccccacagtcacagagcgcCTCCCATCCAGCATCCTTCTCCTAGCATGATGGATGGCCACCTTGGCCAATGATGAGGAGGTCTCGCCACTTcttggggccacagatggggtgagTGTAGATCAGGAGGTGCGAGAAAAAGTACAGCCAGAACCGAAGGAGAAGGTTCTGGAgtagccggaaaaggggctgcaacctggtgcactcgATGTAAATGTGTACCAGGGTCTATGTGACACCGCAAAAATGGCACGTGTCAGGAAGGGGAGTGGGTGAACCATGCCAGGAGTTGCCAGCTCATATCCCTGGTAGGCCGGAGTCCAGGGTAGAATATAGACTGGCcgaccggggctcctcaccctccacagGTGGTAGAAGTTCTTGCCACTTGGCGTCGGGGTGGGACGTGAAGGGTATGGAATATGAACATGTCCAGCTGCTTCCTAGGCTTGATACAGAAACAAACCAACTGCAGGTCATGTAGCTGGCTTGGGTGGTGCGGAGGGGGGGCTTGCAGGGCAGGGGCCTGATGGCGAGGTCTGGAGGATCAGAGGTGAGGGGCGGGCAGGGAGCACCCTCCACCAGTGCCTGCTCGAGGAAGGCGTGAGAGACAGGCGATAAGGCTACCCTCACCTCCTGGTGTACACACCGGAGGACACAAGGgatggagagccccatgcaccaaCCAAGTGCCAGGGGATCCACCCCGTCCTCCCAGTCGTAATCCAGGAGGTCTTCACTGAGGTGGGGGTTGTGGTCAGTGATGGCATCTGAGTGAGCAGCCCAACCCTGGCTGTGTGTTTACCTCACAAGGGGCATTTGAAGACAGTCAGTGGGTCTATGATTATGCAGTCCCCCTGGCCAAAGCCTCTGTCTAGAAGTGATACAGCAAGCTGCGGTACCACACCCATATTGCTGCAACCTCAGAGGTTGTGCAGGTTGCACGGGTGCTCCGTGCCCAAGTTGGGAGCTTTCCATTCCCCACTCCCTTGTCCCCGTACAGTCTGTTTACCTGAGCTCTGTGTAGATGCTGAGTGAGCCCCTCAGTAAAGGAAGCTTTGCAAAGAAAGAAACTATTTGTGGTGCCAGGGCTTTGTCTGGCTCTCGCTGACTCCACCCATCTGTCCGTCTTGATCCTCTCAGCAGTTAAAGTTACTTCAGTTTGTCAGCCtcttttggttggttggtttctcATCTCGTAACTTAATTTCCCATCTGCCTTTCTCTATTGCTGCTTTAAGTGGTGGCTATTTCCTGGTGTTTTCTTGGCAAGGGGCCTGAGCTTTTGACTCCGACTGTACCACATCAACCCATGCTCGCATTCTTGCTGGCCAGAATGATAAAGCAGGTTTGCCATCTTCCAAGGCCATCTGTTCCCAGAATCAGTGTCTCTGGTGTTTCAGACTCTGACTTTGCCACCCTTTGAACAAACCCAATATGGGAAAGACAGATTCTGTTCTCTAATtttggctgtggggagggggagaaaagcacTTTGATTTACTGCAAAACCCTTTAAAAAGAACTTTGATCTAGGAATAAGCAGAGAAAAGCGCATGGGGGAAATTCACCCCTGAGTGACAGTCACTTTGCTCTtgtgcccagccctgtgcccagaCAATTCCTCCAGTTCAGAGGAGCCTCTGGCCAGTGCAAGGCTAGCTCTGCCAGTGATGCGCTGCCTCAGCAGAAGCCGGGAGCATTCTAGGGCAGGACAGAGTGACGTGGAGGAGTGGTGGGTTGGAACATGACGAGGGGAGGGTGTTGAAGGTTGACAGACtggaggagggaagaggtggatcgGGAGCAGAAGGAGATGTGGCTAGGGTGGAGCTCAGGGCTGATGGCAGCAGTGGGGAGTCAGTCCCATTggttatgtctgcactgcagctaggagtgagcctcccagcccaggtagacagccTCACGCTAGTGgggcttgagctagtgcactaaatgtAGCAATGTGGATGTTGTGGCTCAGACTGGAGCTGAGCTCTCAAGCCCACCCAACCCCCTGGGTTTGAGAGCCCAGCTCCAGCATGAGCCACAGCCTCCGCTCTGCTTTTTTTTAGTACACTAGCTCAAGCACCACTAGTGCGAGTCTGTCTGTCCacgctgggaggcttgctcctagCTGCAGTATAGACAAACTCAGCGGGCTATAGCAGCAGAAAAAAGGAGTCCTGTGGCTGCTCCAGCTTGCGCCTTGGCCCTGAgtagcagcagaagaggagaggtgaagttaGTTCCCTCTCTATTCCTGAGCCGGCACTAGCCCTAGTGTAGGAATGAATCTGGCCTGATTctggcctgattctggtctcatttGCTGCAATTTTATATCTGTGTAACTCCACAGAGCGCACACATCAGGTATTCCTGATTTGCAGCTTCCTGtccaagagagagaaaaatcagccCTTAATTCTATACCATTTAATTTGAAGTATATTTATTAGTGTCTGGATCAGcggttttattttttctttgcgGGTCTTGTAATGAGCGCTCGTTAGCTCAGACAGCCCTCTGATGAGTGTTAGTTTAATTCTGTGTTTTCAGCATGGTGTTAGTTAATATAACGGTTCTTCTAAAATTGCATTAAATATGATCTTAtcgtaattatttttaattaagcgGGCAGTAAACTTACTCTGATCAGAAAGCTGATTCTAATTCTGAAATAGGGGGAGCAGTGATacagggtcaaattttcaaaaacgcctaactcccattttcaaaagtgacttaggcacttaggagcctaaagccTGGTGTACAATACAGCTTTAGGCAACTTACATCGACCTAACGCTGTAAGCGTCAAAGTAAAATGTAGGTCCCGTCGATGTAACGTGTCcactacaccaacttaataacttcatctccacaagaggcgtagcacttaagtcaatgtagttagggcaacacagtgtcagtgtagatgcTGCATTGTTTACATggactgttgctgccttttagaaactgtcccacaatgccccacattgGCAGTTAAATCAGAGCAAGCGCTTCTGGTGAGGATGCGTaccaccgacacaaggagcacagtgtggacatgcaaaattGATTCAATTATTGCGGTGCCTGTACGTCGACATaacttagggcaagtctacagtacaaaataaagttgacctaagtcccattgactttagtgagagtTAAGCATCAAAGCcagttaggtgcctttgaaaattctacGAGGTGCCTATCTgtatctgtaggtgcctaaatacctttgtaaatctaggcctaagtcacttttgtgcttaagtcacttttgaaagtagGATTTAGGCTtccaagtcacttaggtgcttttgaacattttactcaTAGTCCTTAGTGATTGTGAAGTGAGGCTTGAAACGTTGCAGGGCTCCTCTTGCTTACAGATAAATGGACTCCTTTATTTTCTCTGCAGGTCCCTACTTCAATCCACGCTCCCGCCAGCGAATTCCTCGTGATCTCGCTATGTGTGTCACCCCAAGTGGCCAGTACTACTGTTCCATGTGCAATGCTGGGGCTAGCGAAGAGATGGAGTTCCGACAACATTTAGAAAGCAAACAGCACAAAAGCAAGGTGTCTGAACAGAGGTATAGGAATGAGATGGAGAATCTTGGCTATGTACAATGACACGCTATCCCTTGGTAGTAGTTTGCAGATAGAACAGCTTGTCTTGCCTGCTGTTTGCCACATGCCCTGCTTTGTGCTCCATTTGATAGGAGTATGCTCTCTAGCTATACATGTAATACCTGCAAACTTAATGGTATGGTTAGGGGTTTTTTATATCACTGTTGGCAGGAATATGCTCTGCAGGACGTGAAGTGGTTTTAATGTTTGTTTGCTCATTATCTAAAGCTCTTCATTGCATATTGGGGGAGCCCTGTCCTCCCCCATGCCCTGTTGCATGAGTGTGCAAGGCCCAAGAAGCACTGGGGGGACTACCACGGTTCTGCCATGCAGGCAGGGTATGTGGAGACGCATCACCCTTTTTGGCGTGTCCTAGAGCTGTGCTCCACAGCATCACTCCGCAGCAGGGGGACTTTGTGGTCAGGctagaggagaggagggaacagAGCCAGCAGATGTGTGAATGGCATTGTTGGCCACGCATCCCTGCTAGCAGAAGCATAAGAGGCTATAGCCTCAAATACACCTTACAGTAGGTGCCTCCTGCATTCCTGTCGGTACGGCACAGAGGCTGTGCACATACCCTGTGGGAGGATCCTATCTCACTCACCCTCATCTAGGCCACCCACCAGTGTTTGGACTTCAAGTGGCTGGGGAGGATTTCAACCTAACATCTGCAATAGGAGAGTAGCTGATCTGCCACATCAGCAGATATGCTCCTCTGTCAAGGAGGATAGATTCTGGTCTGCTCTTGGCAATGGATTTTTACCACACTGGAGCCACTAGGCATCTTTATGCAGcatgggagcagggcctgtgcaGGGCCCAGAGAGCAAAGAAGCTAATATAATCTGATGGGGGCTCTGTACTGAGCCTTGGCCCTCCATAGGACAGCATGGATGGTGCAATGAGGATGGGCTGGGGAGGAATCATGGGTCCTAACACCCTATCAGATTGGTGCTGAGGGGGGGGTCAGGTGCTGTTCTCCAGCCTGTAGTAGTAACTGTAAAGGGGGTGGGTCTGTGATGTAGTATAATTCCCTGGAAATTGGGGATTATTGGATTTCAACTGCCGCAACCTCCACTCCATTCAGCTGCACTAAGCCTGACAGACATTATATGTGCAAAGTGAAATTCACCTTTGGAGAAGAGCTGCCCATGTTGGGCATATTTCCTCTCTTCCCTTTACTCTAAGTCTCAGACTGAGctttcctttatctttcttccctCTGAACAGCAGCGTTTTACAGTCTTTTGTTTTAGGGAAGGGATAATGAGCGTGAATGTAATCTCCAGGTTGGGCTGATTATCATGTTCTCCCCTGTTTTAtctctgggctgggctgctgtACTATCTTTTGTGCAATCTCCGGGCTGGGCTGCTGTGTTCTTCCCAGTGCTATCTCTGGGTGAGGCAGCCGTGCTCTCCCTGTGTGATGTTAGGGCTGGAGGGCCGTGCTGGCACCCATTATCTCCAGGTTGGGCTGCTGTGTTCTCTCATGAATTATCTCCAGGCAAGGCTGCTGTGCTGTGCCTCGTGTGATCTCCGGGCTGGGCTGCCAGGTTCTCCCCTGTGTTCTCTCTGGGCTAGACTGCCGCGCTCTCTGTGTGTGATATTCGGGCTGAGCTGCCGTGCTGGCGCCCTGGTGATCTCTCAGTGGGGCTGCTGTGCTCTCCTCTGATCATTCACGCAAGTTGTGGTGAATTTAATGATCCTTatcttttttctaatatccaaaaTAAGTAGGGTCAGAGCCAGGCAGGTGCTGTGGATATCTCCCTTCCAGGCCTGCTTTACTGTTCTGGTTCTATGCTGGTGTAGCTCCTTGTTTTTCGGGTGGGAGGGTACTAGAAATGAAAAGGTGCTCTGTAGCTTGTCCCCTTCTCCTGGAGGCAGTGAGTCAACTTCTTCCCTAGGTAtaatccc
This DNA window, taken from Caretta caretta isolate rCarCar2 chromosome 9, rCarCar1.hap1, whole genome shotgun sequence, encodes the following:
- the ZMAT3 gene encoding zinc finger matrin-type protein 3 isoform X4, yielding MILLQQAGLPPHPRPEKSSSLPMSVATRPRANSPLSPQKPFGLGPSLQHSQEEELAKDPVLEELCKPLCCKLCNVTLNSAQQAQAHYQGKNHSKKLRNYYAANSCPAPARMSNSVEPAVPQIVSHPAQMGASKPVGRVIMATENDYCKLCDASFSSPAVAQAHYQGKNHAKRLRLAEAQSNSFPDTSELGKRRARKEGNDYKMMQNRRNVYAVPNSTGPYFNPRSRQRIPRDLAMCVTPSGQYYCSMCNAGASEEMEFRQHLESKQHKSKVSEQRSL
- the ZMAT3 gene encoding zinc finger matrin-type protein 3 isoform X2 — its product is MILLQQAGLPPHPRPEKSSSLPMSVATRPRANSPLSPQKPFGLGPSLQHSQEEELAKDPVLEELCKPLCCKLCNVTLNSAQQAQAHYQGKNHSKKLRNYYAANSCPAPARMSNSVEPAVPQIVSHPAQMGASKPVGRVIMATENDYCKLCDASFSSPAVAQAHYQGKNHAKRLRLAEAQSNSFPDTSELGKRRARKEGNDYKMMQNRRNVYAVPNSTGPYFNPRSRQRIPRDLAMCVTPSGQYYCSMCNAGASEEMEFRQHLESKQHKSKVSEQRLPLISTGVLVSQGV
- the ZMAT3 gene encoding zinc finger matrin-type protein 3 isoform X3, encoding MILLQQAGLPPHPRPEKSSSLPMSVATRPRANSPLSPQKPFGLGPSLQHSQEEELAKDPVLEELCKPLCCKLCNVTLNSAQQAQAHYQGKNHSKKLRNYYAANSCPAPARMSNSVEPAVPQIVSHPAQMGASKPVGRVIMATENDYCKLCDASFSSPAVAQAHYQGKNHAKRLRLAEAQSNSFPDTSELGKRRARKEGNDYKMMQNRRNVYAVPNSTGPYFNPRSRQRIPRDLAMCVTPSGQYYCSMCNAGASEEMEFRQHLESKQHKSKVSEQRYRNEMENLGYVQ